A stretch of the Halorussus vallis genome encodes the following:
- a CDS encoding acetate--CoA ligase family protein: MNVERLFRPESIAVIGASQTEGKIGYEAMANAVEFGGRVYPVNPSGSGTVFGEAFVESVADVDDRVDLALLCVPAPVVPDVLEECGRADVGGAVIYAGGFAEADEDGERLQAEITDIAARHDLALLGPNTSGFVVPSRDLFASFAGGVERMPPGDVAIVAQSGGVAHTLAFQAMREGRGVSAMVGLGNRANVGFEEAVSFFDGDEETGAIVLHVEGTDRGRQLMETCREATTPVAAYKVGQSDVGDFAESHTGALTGDHELYEAGFAQYGVPTVDSTLALFDAGEALAKSPPPAGGNVGVVTAQAGPGIIVADRVQRGGGTLPDLGEETRERVGDILPGITYAGNPVDTGRPMPEFGEVVTAVAEDDAVDVVLVFELFEEALGFPVETLDGLADRVGKPVLFATEGPVDATEDELRALRDAGVPTFTSPERAADAAALLARFADFASTDGSEEVSADV, from the coding sequence GTGAACGTTGAGCGTCTCTTCAGGCCCGAGAGTATCGCGGTGATCGGGGCCTCCCAGACAGAAGGGAAGATCGGCTACGAGGCCATGGCCAACGCCGTCGAGTTCGGCGGGCGAGTCTACCCCGTCAACCCGTCGGGGTCGGGGACCGTCTTCGGAGAAGCGTTCGTCGAATCCGTCGCCGACGTCGACGACCGCGTCGACCTCGCGCTGCTGTGCGTGCCCGCACCGGTCGTCCCGGACGTGCTCGAAGAGTGCGGCCGGGCCGACGTCGGCGGGGCGGTCATCTACGCCGGCGGGTTCGCCGAGGCCGACGAGGACGGCGAGCGGTTGCAGGCCGAGATAACCGACATCGCCGCCCGCCACGACCTCGCCCTCCTGGGGCCGAACACGAGCGGGTTCGTCGTCCCGAGTCGCGACCTGTTCGCCTCCTTCGCTGGCGGCGTCGAGCGGATGCCGCCGGGCGACGTCGCCATCGTCGCCCAGAGCGGCGGCGTCGCCCACACCCTCGCCTTCCAGGCGATGCGCGAGGGCCGCGGCGTCTCGGCGATGGTCGGCCTCGGCAACCGCGCGAACGTCGGCTTCGAGGAGGCCGTCTCGTTCTTCGACGGCGACGAGGAGACGGGAGCCATCGTCCTCCACGTTGAGGGGACCGACAGGGGCCGCCAGCTAATGGAGACGTGCCGCGAAGCGACGACCCCGGTCGCGGCATACAAGGTCGGGCAGTCGGACGTCGGCGACTTCGCCGAATCCCACACCGGCGCGCTGACCGGCGACCACGAACTCTACGAGGCCGGATTCGCCCAGTACGGCGTCCCGACCGTCGACTCGACGCTGGCGCTGTTCGACGCGGGCGAGGCGCTCGCGAAGTCGCCACCGCCCGCCGGCGGGAACGTCGGCGTCGTCACCGCGCAGGCTGGTCCGGGCATCATCGTCGCCGACCGCGTCCAGCGCGGCGGCGGAACGCTCCCGGACCTCGGCGAGGAAACCCGCGAGCGGGTCGGCGATATCCTGCCGGGCATCACCTACGCCGGCAACCCCGTCGACACCGGCCGGCCGATGCCCGAGTTCGGGGAGGTCGTGACGGCGGTCGCCGAGGACGACGCGGTCGACGTGGTGCTTGTCTTCGAACTGTTCGAGGAGGCGCTCGGCTTCCCGGTCGAGACGCTCGACGGCCTCGCCGACCGGGTCGGCAAGCCGGTGCTGTTCGCCACCGAGGGGCCGGTCGACGCCACCGAGGACGAACTCCGGGCGCTCAGGGACGCGGGCGTGCCGACGTTCACGTCGCCCGAGCGCGCCGCCGACGCCGCGGCGCTGCTGGCGAGGTTCGCCGACTTCGCTTCGACCGACGGGAGCGAGGAGGTGAGCGCCGATGTCTGA
- a CDS encoding acetate--CoA ligase family protein, with product MSESDPIAAAREDGRTTLTEAEAKTLLADAGVRTPEFAVAGDAEAAADAAADLGFPVVVKVSSPAVTHKSEWADGAGVAVGLDSRDAVREAAERIFEAAADADIDADVLVEAALDTDAGTEVIVGGLRDASFGPVVLAGLGGVFTELFEDTSHRLAPVDETEAREAIEELTAARLLRGYRGTPPADVSALAGVVATVGDLVVENEAVAEIDVNPVLATAEGAVALDALVVLEEEA from the coding sequence ATGTCTGAGTCCGACCCTATCGCGGCCGCCCGCGAGGACGGTCGGACGACGCTGACCGAGGCGGAGGCCAAGACGTTGCTAGCCGACGCGGGCGTCCGAACGCCCGAGTTCGCGGTCGCCGGCGACGCCGAGGCGGCGGCCGACGCCGCCGCCGACCTCGGTTTCCCGGTCGTCGTCAAGGTTTCCTCGCCCGCGGTCACCCACAAGAGCGAGTGGGCCGACGGCGCGGGCGTCGCCGTCGGCCTCGACTCCCGGGACGCGGTCAGGGAGGCTGCCGAGCGCATCTTCGAGGCGGCCGCCGACGCGGACATCGACGCCGACGTGCTGGTCGAGGCGGCGCTCGACACCGACGCGGGGACCGAGGTCATCGTCGGCGGACTGCGGGACGCCTCGTTCGGGCCGGTCGTGCTGGCCGGCCTCGGCGGGGTGTTCACCGAACTGTTCGAGGACACCAGCCATAGACTCGCGCCGGTCGACGAAACCGAGGCCCGAGAGGCCATCGAGGAACTGACCGCGGCGCGGCTACTCCGCGGCTACCGCGGGACGCCGCCGGCCGACGTTTCGGCGCTGGCTGGCGTCGTCGCGACCGTCGGCGACCTCGTCGTCGAGAACGAGGCCGTGGCCGAAATCGACGTGAATCCGGTGCTGGCCACCGCAGAGGGCGCGGTCGCGCTCGACGCGCTCGTGGTGCTGGAGGAGGAGGCCTGA
- a CDS encoding acyl-CoA thioesterase: MYDRVWTVRFSDTDPFGIAHYPRIVDALHETSDMFMEEIGFPFWELSGEREFGLPLVEMNFEFEKPVEAGDRVTVELTPTLGDRSVRFDYVARRDGEVAFSGYEQRVCARTGGGGSMELPDDLRTAMAAYADD; the protein is encoded by the coding sequence ATGTACGACCGCGTCTGGACCGTCCGGTTCTCGGACACCGACCCGTTCGGCATCGCCCACTACCCGCGCATCGTCGACGCCCTCCACGAAACCTCGGACATGTTCATGGAGGAGATCGGCTTTCCCTTCTGGGAGCTCTCGGGCGAGCGGGAGTTCGGCCTGCCGCTCGTGGAGATGAACTTCGAGTTCGAGAAGCCCGTAGAGGCCGGCGACCGCGTCACCGTCGAACTCACGCCGACGCTCGGCGACCGGAGCGTCAGGTTCGACTACGTCGCCCGCCGCGACGGCGAGGTGGCGTTTTCGGGGTACGAACAGCGGGTCTGCGCCCGGACGGGCGGCGGGGGGTCGATGGAGCTACCCGACGACCTCCGGACCGCGATGGCGGCGTACGCCGACGACTAA
- a CDS encoding cupin domain-containing protein: MAQQDPEELLELSSGTRSILEDHGLRPLWEVEDDFGNVIDDLEPDIWKWDDIQTAIDSIEEDVPIADLPPGFQRRVAVPINTAIGNAISNTIYVGVQTVSPGETAPSHRHSANALRFTIDGAEEMKTVVAGEEFPMRDNDLITTPQWEWHDHVNDSDKTAAWLDVLDLPLFLDSLNKRQAFENHELERQPVTKTQGYWDSQYGRGRPANEKDDGSIPGPFEGIREATPPYRFGWDEMLESLRQRADNDEPDPHDGYSLAYVNPATGEEPLFPTMSFRAQLLQEATDPHFHNATEVYFVIEGEGATHVGDEALEWGKWDIFVVPPDEVHHHEPDGEAILLGMTDRPVFEAFNFYAEAQPSS; the protein is encoded by the coding sequence ATGGCCCAGCAAGACCCAGAGGAGCTCTTGGAGTTGAGTTCCGGAACCCGGAGCATCCTCGAGGACCACGGCCTCCGCCCGCTGTGGGAGGTCGAGGACGACTTCGGGAACGTCATCGACGACCTCGAACCCGACATCTGGAAGTGGGACGACATCCAGACCGCCATCGACAGCATCGAGGAGGACGTCCCCATCGCCGACCTGCCGCCGGGCTTCCAGCGCCGAGTGGCGGTCCCCATCAACACCGCCATCGGCAACGCCATCTCGAACACCATCTACGTCGGCGTCCAGACGGTTTCGCCCGGCGAGACGGCGCCCTCTCACCGACACTCCGCGAACGCCCTCCGGTTTACCATCGACGGCGCCGAGGAGATGAAGACGGTCGTCGCAGGGGAGGAGTTCCCGATGCGGGACAACGACCTCATCACGACGCCCCAGTGGGAGTGGCACGACCACGTCAACGACTCGGACAAGACGGCCGCGTGGCTCGACGTGCTCGACCTGCCGCTGTTCCTGGACTCGCTCAACAAGCGCCAGGCGTTCGAGAATCACGAACTCGAACGCCAGCCGGTCACGAAGACCCAGGGCTACTGGGACTCGCAGTACGGCCGCGGCCGACCCGCGAACGAGAAGGACGACGGCTCGATTCCGGGGCCGTTCGAGGGCATCCGCGAGGCGACGCCGCCGTACCGCTTCGGCTGGGACGAGATGCTGGAGTCGCTCCGCCAGCGCGCCGACAACGACGAACCCGACCCCCACGACGGCTACAGTCTGGCGTACGTCAACCCCGCAACGGGCGAAGAACCGCTGTTCCCGACGATGTCGTTCCGGGCCCAGTTGCTCCAGGAGGCGACCGACCCGCATTTCCACAACGCGACCGAGGTGTACTTCGTCATCGAGGGCGAGGGCGCGACTCACGTCGGCGACGAGGCCCTGGAGTGGGGCAAGTGGGACATCTTCGTGGTGCCGCCGGACGAGGTCCACCACCACGAACCCGACGGCGAGGCCATCCTGCTCGGCATGACCGACCGCCCCGTGTTCGAGGCGTTCAACTTCTACGCCGAAGCCCAGCCGTCGTCGTAA
- a CDS encoding FAD-dependent monooxygenase, which translates to MSSDNGSSEAPVIVAGAGPTGMTAALALQARGVPVTILEADPQDRERPGSRAIFVHGATLQTLEQNHPGLGKRLADEGIIWSTRRTLWRGKEVFSRTYSNPGGSGDLPHFTSLPQVWTEDFMLEALEDVGVDVHWDSPVETVESSADGVRVVTEDGEEWEASHVVGADGAGSTVRKQIGAEFDGEESKNSFIIADVEEDPDDPRDQERVFHYDHPAVDGRNVLLVPFQGGWRVDIQCKESDDPEAMASEENVADLVATTLGERYRDRVTWVSTYQFLQVTADTFVDDHRRVLLAGEAGHLFAPFGARGMNSGIADAVAAASAITVARQARVDSVARAEVEEYAARREQAAEWNKDAAGQALEYLQGDSPVTKAKKRAAAELSDYIERAGEWLDDAPYGPHGSPPTSVGQY; encoded by the coding sequence ATGAGTTCTGATAACGGTAGCAGCGAGGCTCCTGTCATCGTCGCCGGCGCAGGCCCGACGGGAATGACCGCCGCGCTCGCCCTGCAGGCTCGCGGCGTCCCGGTCACCATCCTCGAAGCCGACCCCCAGGACCGAGAACGCCCCGGCAGTCGCGCCATCTTCGTCCACGGGGCGACGCTCCAGACTCTGGAGCAGAACCACCCCGGACTGGGCAAGCGGCTCGCCGACGAGGGTATCATCTGGTCGACGCGCCGGACGCTCTGGCGGGGTAAGGAGGTCTTCTCCCGGACCTACTCCAACCCCGGCGGCTCCGGCGACCTCCCCCACTTCACCAGCCTCCCGCAGGTGTGGACCGAGGACTTCATGCTCGAAGCGTTGGAGGACGTGGGCGTCGACGTCCACTGGGACTCGCCGGTCGAGACCGTCGAGTCGTCGGCCGACGGCGTCCGGGTCGTGACCGAGGACGGCGAGGAGTGGGAAGCCTCCCACGTCGTCGGCGCCGACGGCGCGGGGTCGACGGTCCGCAAACAGATCGGCGCGGAGTTCGACGGCGAGGAGTCGAAGAACTCCTTCATCATCGCCGACGTCGAGGAGGACCCCGACGACCCCCGCGACCAGGAGCGGGTGTTCCACTACGACCACCCGGCGGTCGACGGGCGGAACGTGCTGCTCGTGCCGTTTCAGGGCGGTTGGCGCGTCGACATCCAGTGCAAGGAGTCCGACGACCCCGAGGCGATGGCCAGCGAGGAGAACGTCGCCGACCTCGTCGCCACCACGCTCGGCGAGCGCTACCGCGACCGCGTCACGTGGGTGTCGACCTACCAGTTCCTCCAGGTCACCGCCGACACCTTCGTCGACGACCACCGGCGGGTCCTGCTCGCCGGCGAGGCCGGCCACCTGTTCGCCCCGTTCGGCGCACGCGGAATGAACTCGGGCATCGCCGACGCCGTCGCGGCGGCGTCGGCCATCACGGTCGCCCGGCAGGCCCGGGTCGATTCCGTCGCCCGCGCCGAAGTCGAGGAGTACGCCGCCCGGCGCGAACAGGCGGCCGAGTGGAACAAGGACGCCGCCGGCCAGGCCCTCGAGTACCTTCAGGGCGACAGCCCGGTGACCAAGGCGAAAAAGCGCGCCGCCGCCGAACTGTCCGACTACATCGAACGCGCCGGCGAGTGGCTCGACGACGCGCCCTACGGTCCCCACGGCAGTCCGCCGACGTCGGTGGGTCAGTACTGA
- a CDS encoding aldehyde dehydrogenase family protein, which produces MAQEASARFDTDGDWERLFVGGEWRRAPDNDRIHVENPATRERIASVPKASAADVDEAYAAAREAQPEWAAQPPQVRAEVVQKAMGVVEEHQEDLEGVLVAEGGSTLTKAHVELDLLAPGMMAEAATFPTRAQGTHANSTIPGRENEIHREPVGVVGVISPWNVPFHLSMRAVAPAVALGNAVVLKPAPETPIAGGLALARVFEAAGLPPGVLNVVPGNGAETGEAVASHPDANVVSFTGSTEVGKRVAQNAVENLALPALELGGNNPQLVLADADLDLAVDAGVFGSFFHQGQICISINRHLVHESLYDEYVERLADRAEALTVGDPAKGSDVGPVINESQRDEMLRFVEESVEAGARVVAGGDSDDLFVEPTVLADATNDMPVARNEHFGHIAPVIPFSDDEEAVELANDTDYGLTASVISADLDRAKRVAGRVEAGMVHVNDQPINDEPHVPFGGVKGSGLGRYNGEAIMREFTEERWVSLQHDRREYPL; this is translated from the coding sequence ATGGCGCAAGAAGCGAGCGCACGATTCGACACGGACGGCGACTGGGAGCGACTCTTCGTCGGCGGCGAGTGGCGGCGAGCACCCGACAACGACCGAATTCACGTCGAGAACCCCGCGACGAGGGAGCGAATCGCGTCGGTGCCGAAGGCGTCGGCCGCCGACGTCGACGAGGCCTACGCGGCCGCCCGCGAGGCCCAACCCGAGTGGGCGGCCCAGCCGCCGCAGGTGCGGGCGGAAGTCGTCCAGAAGGCGATGGGCGTCGTCGAGGAGCACCAGGAGGACCTCGAAGGCGTCCTGGTTGCCGAGGGCGGGAGCACCCTGACGAAGGCCCACGTCGAACTCGACCTGCTCGCGCCCGGGATGATGGCCGAGGCCGCGACCTTCCCGACACGGGCGCAGGGCACTCACGCCAACTCGACCATCCCGGGCCGCGAGAACGAGATTCACCGCGAACCGGTCGGCGTAGTCGGGGTCATCTCGCCGTGGAACGTCCCGTTCCACCTCTCGATGCGGGCGGTCGCGCCCGCCGTCGCGCTCGGCAACGCCGTGGTGCTCAAACCCGCACCCGAGACGCCCATCGCCGGCGGTCTGGCGCTCGCCCGGGTGTTCGAGGCGGCCGGCCTTCCCCCGGGCGTCCTCAACGTCGTCCCGGGCAACGGCGCCGAAACCGGCGAGGCGGTCGCCTCCCATCCCGACGCGAACGTCGTCTCGTTCACCGGGTCGACGGAGGTGGGCAAGCGCGTGGCGCAGAACGCGGTCGAGAACCTCGCGCTACCGGCGCTGGAACTCGGGGGCAACAACCCGCAACTCGTCCTGGCGGACGCCGACCTCGACCTCGCGGTCGACGCGGGCGTCTTCGGGTCGTTCTTCCACCAGGGCCAGATCTGCATCTCCATCAACCGCCACCTGGTCCACGAGTCGCTGTACGACGAGTACGTCGAGCGCCTCGCCGACCGCGCCGAGGCGCTGACGGTCGGCGACCCCGCGAAAGGCTCCGACGTTGGCCCCGTCATCAACGAGTCTCAGCGCGACGAGATGCTCCGGTTCGTCGAAGAGAGCGTCGAGGCGGGCGCTCGCGTCGTCGCGGGCGGCGACAGCGACGACCTGTTCGTCGAGCCGACGGTGCTCGCCGACGCGACCAACGACATGCCCGTCGCGCGCAACGAGCACTTCGGCCACATCGCGCCGGTCATCCCGTTCTCGGACGACGAGGAGGCGGTCGAACTCGCCAACGACACCGACTACGGCCTCACCGCGTCGGTCATCTCCGCCGACCTCGACCGGGCGAAGCGAGTCGCCGGCCGCGTCGAGGCCGGAATGGTCCACGTCAACGACCAGCCCATCAACGACGAACCTCACGTCCCGTTCGGCGGCGTGAAGGGGTCGGGGCTGGGCCGCTACAACGGCGAGGCCATCATGCGGGAGTTCACCGAGGAGCGGTGGGTGTCGCTCCAGCACGACCGCCGGGAGTATCCGCTCTGA
- a CDS encoding fumarylacetoacetate hydrolase family protein, translated as MRFVHYDEDRLGLLTDDGTGVVDLTDRLGIDSSDPLREYIRGDYDASEYEDAEPDHDRGDVELKSPVQRPGKVIAAPLNYENHIEEALSDRDITTEEWFTIEDKGYFLKAPSSVVGPDHGIELPFSDRRTDHEIELAFVMGDDVKDVSAEEAWDHIFGYTVLLDISVRGDQDRSNRKSYDTFTVIGPCVATPDEVGDPQDLEMELQLNGETRQQENTGDMVYTCADVVQYASIGATLEAGDVITTGTPEGVSALSDGDTVDAAIENVGSMTVDVRERDVRFEDVDVQKGGQD; from the coding sequence ATGCGATTCGTCCACTACGACGAGGACCGCCTGGGACTGCTGACCGACGACGGGACGGGCGTCGTCGACCTGACCGACCGCCTCGGCATCGACTCCTCGGACCCGCTGCGCGAGTACATCCGCGGCGACTACGACGCCAGCGAGTACGAGGACGCCGAACCCGACCACGACCGCGGCGACGTCGAACTCAAATCGCCGGTCCAGCGGCCGGGGAAGGTCATCGCCGCGCCGCTCAACTACGAGAACCACATCGAGGAGGCGCTGTCGGACCGCGACATCACCACCGAGGAGTGGTTCACCATCGAGGACAAGGGCTACTTCCTCAAGGCGCCGTCGAGCGTCGTCGGGCCGGACCACGGCATCGAACTGCCGTTCTCGGACCGCCGGACCGACCACGAGATCGAACTAGCGTTCGTGATGGGCGACGACGTGAAGGACGTCTCCGCCGAGGAGGCCTGGGACCACATCTTCGGCTACACCGTCCTGCTCGACATCTCGGTCCGGGGCGACCAGGACCGCTCGAACCGCAAGTCCTACGACACGTTCACGGTCATCGGCCCGTGCGTGGCGACTCCCGACGAGGTCGGCGACCCCCAGGACCTCGAGATGGAACTCCAGTTGAACGGCGAAACCCGCCAGCAGGAGAACACCGGCGACATGGTGTACACCTGCGCCGACGTCGTCCAGTACGCCTCCATCGGCGCGACGCTCGAAGCCGGCGACGTCATCACCACCGGGACGCCCGAGGGCGTGAGCGCGCTCTCCGACGGCGACACCGTCGACGCAGCGATCGAGAACGTCGGCTCGATGACCGTCGACGTCCGAGAGCGCGACGTCCGGTTCGAGGACGTCGACGTCCAGAAGGGCGGCCAGGACTGA
- a CDS encoding alpha-ketoacid dehydrogenase subunit beta has protein sequence MQATIVEAVNDALHTTMEADDRVLVFGEDVAESGGVFRATDGLQESFGRERVVDTPLSEIAIVGGATGLAMYGYRPVAEIQFSGFLPPAFDQLVTNASRIRWRTRGELTAPMVVRTPYGAGVRALEHHSESLEGAYAHIPGLHVVVPSTPYDTKGLLASAVRDPDPVLFMEPKRIYRSFREAVPEDDYEVPIGEAAVRREGTDVTVVSWGSMMPPTLEAVDELGVDAEVIDLRTISPMDAETVVESVKKTGRAVVVHEGPRSAGVGGDVVARINDEALYYLEAPVERVTGFDTPVPLLSMEDYYFPHPPRIADGIERALSA, from the coding sequence ATGCAGGCAACTATCGTCGAAGCCGTCAACGACGCACTGCACACCACGATGGAGGCCGACGACCGGGTCCTCGTCTTCGGCGAGGACGTCGCCGAGAGCGGCGGCGTGTTCCGGGCCACCGACGGACTCCAGGAGTCGTTCGGCCGCGAACGGGTGGTCGACACGCCGCTGTCGGAGATCGCCATCGTCGGGGGTGCGACCGGGCTCGCCATGTACGGCTACCGGCCGGTCGCCGAGATACAGTTCTCCGGATTCCTGCCGCCGGCGTTCGACCAGCTGGTGACCAACGCCTCGCGCATCCGATGGCGGACTCGGGGCGAACTCACCGCGCCGATGGTGGTCCGGACCCCCTACGGCGCCGGCGTCCGGGCGCTCGAACACCACTCCGAGAGCCTCGAAGGGGCCTACGCCCACATCCCGGGCCTCCATGTGGTCGTCCCCAGCACGCCCTACGACACCAAGGGGCTGCTCGCGAGCGCCGTCCGCGACCCCGACCCGGTGCTGTTCATGGAACCCAAGCGCATCTACCGGTCGTTCCGCGAGGCGGTCCCCGAGGACGACTACGAGGTGCCCATCGGCGAGGCGGCGGTCCGCCGCGAGGGGACCGACGTGACGGTCGTCTCGTGGGGGTCGATGATGCCCCCGACGCTGGAGGCGGTCGACGAGTTGGGCGTCGACGCCGAAGTGATAGACCTCCGGACGATATCGCCGATGGACGCGGAAACCGTGGTCGAGTCGGTGAAGAAGACCGGCCGGGCCGTGGTCGTCCACGAGGGACCGCGGAGCGCCGGCGTCGGCGGGGATGTCGTCGCCCGCATCAACGACGAGGCGCTGTACTACCTCGAAGCGCCGGTCGAGCGGGTGACCGGCTTCGACACGCCGGTGCCGCTGCTGTCGATGGAGGACTACTACTTCCCGCACCCGCCGCGGATCGCCGACGGCATCGAGCGCGCGCTCTCGGCGTGA
- a CDS encoding thiamine pyrophosphate-dependent enzyme → MSDRQTNAETPLASVSQGGGASYLSQDDLEVPTHRIVAPDGSYDESAVPDLDDEQFRDLYRWMVTDRVFSRRMVSIQRRGELGTFGSTRGQEGSIVGSAYTLEPDDWLLVGRAWTPTFMRGAEMEDMIKFWRGIEESQKAFAKHNCQVAISIGSHLPLASGIAWGMRLDGADAVTTAFLGDGATSTGATHEAINFAGALGVPALFFCQNNQYAISTPFDRQTGANTVAQKALAYGIDAIRVDGQDVLAVYDAVSTARERVQQGEPAFVESVTYRLDAHTTSDDPTRYREDEEVEQWEDHDPIERYRSFLRAEGLWEEIDHDAVVDEIEAEFDAALEAANAFEERDVEEMFAHVYDELPPELRRQFEEFVDLLERRPEMYDHVEQRPKG, encoded by the coding sequence ATGAGCGACAGACAGACGAACGCGGAGACGCCGCTCGCGTCGGTTTCGCAGGGTGGCGGGGCGAGTTACCTCAGCCAGGACGACCTGGAAGTCCCCACCCACCGAATCGTCGCGCCGGACGGCTCGTACGACGAATCGGCGGTCCCCGACCTGGACGACGAACAGTTCCGCGACCTCTACCGCTGGATGGTGACCGACCGGGTGTTCAGCCGCCGGATGGTGAGCATCCAGCGCCGCGGGGAACTCGGGACGTTCGGCTCGACCAGGGGACAGGAGGGCAGCATCGTCGGCAGCGCCTACACCCTCGAACCGGACGACTGGCTGCTGGTCGGCCGGGCGTGGACGCCCACGTTCATGCGCGGGGCCGAGATGGAGGACATGATCAAGTTCTGGCGCGGCATCGAGGAGAGCCAGAAGGCGTTCGCGAAGCACAACTGCCAGGTCGCCATCTCCATCGGCTCGCACCTCCCGCTCGCGTCGGGCATCGCGTGGGGGATGCGGCTCGACGGCGCCGACGCCGTCACGACGGCGTTCCTCGGCGACGGCGCGACCAGCACCGGGGCGACCCACGAGGCAATCAACTTCGCGGGGGCGCTCGGCGTGCCGGCGCTGTTCTTCTGCCAGAACAATCAGTACGCCATCTCGACGCCGTTCGACCGGCAGACCGGCGCGAACACCGTCGCCCAGAAGGCGCTGGCCTACGGCATCGACGCCATCCGGGTCGACGGTCAGGACGTGCTCGCGGTCTACGACGCGGTTTCGACCGCGCGAGAGCGGGTCCAGCAGGGCGAGCCGGCGTTCGTCGAGTCGGTGACCTACCGGCTCGACGCTCACACGACCAGCGACGACCCCACGCGCTACCGCGAGGACGAGGAGGTCGAGCAGTGGGAGGACCACGACCCGATCGAGCGCTACCGGTCGTTCCTGCGGGCCGAGGGCCTGTGGGAAGAGATCGACCACGACGCCGTCGTCGACGAGATCGAGGCCGAGTTCGACGCGGCGCTGGAGGCCGCGAACGCGTTCGAGGAGCGCGACGTCGAGGAGATGTTCGCGCACGTCTACGACGAACTGCCGCCGGAGTTGCGTCGGCAGTTCGAGGAGTTCGTCGACCTCCTCGAGCGCCGCCCCGAGATGTACGACCACGTCGAACAGCGACCCAAGGGATGA
- a CDS encoding YjiH family protein — MFDKQLWQSPDQETWTPGEELEDVTTINDVDPTEFELLPGIRFLIAFGLGVFFFLVPVTWNGQVTVPFDVVASAITAAFPTLVGVVGLLMITAGAGLSIVTELHRRDLLSLDEETAERLDVGYWETSPLFLLLRVAAIPIGVVLFLELGPSVLHQPTVGGLVWGTILLSVVVIIPLGAVFVNLLVELGGLEFIGTLARPFMRPLFRLPGRAALDSIASWIGAFTVGYYVTYNVFHRGGYHKRDVFVIATCFAPVSIGFVGVIVSTLGLLEIFPIILLGWLIAIVVTGAVLVRIPPLSNVPTEYVTEPSPEAAFSGSPVDYLQFAISEAMEEAKDGRILPTAAQGLVDGFKVTAVILGTVLTISTATLLLIATTDVFQVIATPIAPVIAAFGIPDAQLVASAILISGIEQVSAAAVVANADATARLFVAIVAISQIIFFAASAPMMMDMFNDVPIRFRDTVVLFLLRTAILVPIAAAFVHAVNWLGYLP; from the coding sequence ATGTTCGATAAACAATTATGGCAGTCTCCGGACCAGGAAACCTGGACGCCGGGCGAAGAGCTCGAAGACGTGACGACCATCAACGACGTCGACCCGACCGAGTTCGAACTGTTGCCGGGGATACGGTTCCTCATCGCGTTCGGGCTCGGGGTGTTCTTCTTCCTCGTGCCGGTCACGTGGAACGGACAGGTCACCGTCCCGTTCGACGTCGTCGCCAGCGCCATCACGGCCGCCTTCCCGACGCTGGTCGGGGTGGTCGGCCTGCTCATGATAACTGCGGGCGCCGGGCTGTCTATCGTGACGGAGCTCCACCGTCGCGACCTGCTGTCGCTCGACGAGGAGACGGCCGAACGGCTCGACGTGGGGTACTGGGAGACGTCGCCGCTGTTCCTGCTGTTGCGGGTGGCGGCGATTCCGATAGGCGTGGTGCTGTTCCTCGAACTCGGGCCGAGCGTCCTCCACCAGCCCACCGTCGGCGGGCTAGTCTGGGGGACCATCCTGCTGAGCGTCGTCGTCATCATCCCGCTCGGGGCGGTCTTCGTCAACCTGCTGGTCGAACTCGGCGGCCTGGAGTTCATCGGCACGCTGGCCCGGCCGTTCATGCGGCCGCTCTTCCGACTGCCCGGCCGGGCGGCGCTCGACTCTATCGCCTCCTGGATCGGGGCGTTCACCGTCGGCTACTACGTCACGTACAACGTCTTCCACCGCGGCGGCTACCACAAGCGCGACGTGTTCGTCATCGCCACCTGCTTCGCCCCCGTCAGCATCGGGTTCGTCGGCGTCATCGTCTCGACGCTCGGCCTGCTCGAAATCTTCCCGATCATCCTGTTGGGGTGGCTGATCGCCATCGTCGTCACGGGCGCCGTCCTCGTCCGGATTCCGCCGCTCAGTAACGTCCCGACCGAGTACGTCACCGAGCCCTCGCCGGAGGCGGCGTTCTCCGGGTCGCCGGTCGACTACCTCCAGTTCGCGATCAGCGAGGCGATGGAGGAGGCCAAGGACGGCCGGATTCTCCCGACGGCGGCCCAGGGGCTGGTCGACGGCTTCAAGGTCACCGCGGTCATCCTCGGCACGGTGCTCACGATCAGCACGGCCACCCTCCTGCTCATCGCGACCACCGACGTGTTCCAGGTGATCGCGACGCCGATCGCGCCGGTCATCGCCGCGTTCGGCATCCCCGACGCCCAGCTCGTCGCGTCGGCCATCCTCATCAGCGGCATCGAGCAGGTTTCGGCGGCCGCGGTCGTCGCCAACGCCGACGCGACCGCGCGGCTGTTCGTCGCCATCGTGGCCATCTCCCAGATCATCTTCTTCGCCGCCTCGGCGCCGATGATGATGGACATGTTCAACGACGTCCCCATCCGGTTCCGGGACACCGTCGTGCTCTTCCTCCTGCGGACGGCGATCCTCGTCCCAATCGCTGCGGCGTTCGTCCACGCCGTCAACTGGCTGGGCTACCTCCCCTAA